The Methanobacterium sp. BAmetb5 genome includes a region encoding these proteins:
- a CDS encoding cation:proton antiporter subunit C produces the protein MIMDVQLGSLLTAVALIVIGIFATAFLDNLIKKIIGLAFIGDGANLFLIAMGYKPGGIVYIYLPGMAADWFAQNAAYPLPFALVLTSIVIGASTMAVMLGIIIVLYKKKGSLSAAKVLGE, from the coding sequence ATGATTATGGATGTACAACTCGGATCACTACTTACCGCAGTGGCACTGATTGTCATTGGAATTTTTGCCACGGCATTCCTGGATAACTTAATCAAAAAGATTATAGGATTAGCCTTCATAGGAGACGGAGCCAACCTATTTTTAATTGCCATGGGTTACAAACCAGGAGGAATAGTCTACATTTACCTACCGGGCATGGCCGCAGATTGGTTCGCACAAAACGCAGCTTATCCCCTTCCTTTCGCTCTGGTATTAACTAGTATTGTTATTGGAGCCAGTACCATGGCCGTGATGCTGGGAATAATCATCGTTCTCTACAAAAAGAAGGGATCTTTAAGTGCAGCAAAGGTTTTGGGAGAGTAA
- a CDS encoding TetR/AcrR family transcriptional regulator, whose product MSIQDRREREKEQRRNDILKAAEKLFLSREYDNVSMNDIAREVELSKATIYLYFENKEELFFAIVLQGTEILNSLIREAVKKAKTGIDKVSTFRMAYHEFNRDYTDYIRIYNYFQSRRFELAYNTPDTSRERSKSMSGGEKSPGTSEYLKKIHELRGERFSIMCNSVQEGIGDGTIRPDVNPAEAAVLLSSISKSMSDIPPDHEKLLEKQGIDREKFVLDVEDLIRHMIMSYHP is encoded by the coding sequence ATGTCTATCCAGGACCGGAGGGAAAGGGAAAAAGAACAAAGGCGAAACGACATTCTCAAAGCAGCGGAAAAATTATTCTTATCCCGGGAATATGACAATGTTTCCATGAATGATATTGCCCGTGAAGTGGAGCTAAGCAAGGCCACCATCTACCTGTACTTTGAAAATAAGGAAGAATTATTTTTTGCCATTGTACTTCAGGGAACGGAAATTCTAAATTCCTTGATCAGGGAAGCCGTTAAAAAGGCAAAAACGGGAATTGATAAAGTTTCTACATTTAGAATGGCTTATCATGAATTTAATCGAGATTACACTGATTATATCCGCATTTATAATTATTTTCAATCTAGAAGATTTGAATTGGCTTACAACACCCCAGATACATCTCGGGAAAGATCTAAAAGCATGTCTGGTGGTGAAAAATCACCCGGCACCAGTGAATATCTTAAAAAAATCCATGAATTGCGTGGCGAACGGTTCTCCATCATGTGCAATTCTGTTCAGGAGGGTATTGGCGATGGGACAATCCGACCCGATGTGAACCCTGCAGAAGCAGCAGTTTTACTATCTTCCATCTCCAAAAGTATGTCGGATATACCTCCAGATCATGAAAAATTACTGGAAAAACAGGGAATTGATCGTGAAAAATTTGTACTGGATGTGGAGGACCTGATCCGCCATATGATTATGAGTTACCATCCTTAA
- a CDS encoding monovalent cation/H+ antiporter subunit E codes for MFITRIFYGIAYFIVLIWEIIKATVDVAIRTLNGKVDPVIVEIPTVLKRPVSQTILANSITLTPGTLSIDLDSEKQVIKVATIVPRANEDVIPFEPYIKGMLE; via the coding sequence ATGTTTATAACGAGAATATTCTACGGAATCGCCTATTTCATTGTATTGATATGGGAGATAATCAAAGCCACCGTTGACGTTGCAATTCGAACTTTAAATGGTAAGGTGGATCCGGTTATAGTGGAAATCCCCACCGTGCTTAAAAGACCAGTCTCTCAAACCATTCTGGCCAACAGCATTACTCTTACTCCGGGAACCCTATCCATAGACCTTGACTCTGAGAAACAGGTGATAAAGGTGGCTACAATTGTTCCCCGAGCTAATGAGGATGTTATTCCTTTTGAACCATATATTAAAGGTATGTTAGAATGA
- a CDS encoding succinylglutamate desuccinylase/aspartoacylase family protein — MDVELSNIAPDTGGDISLNQDLWAELSPTTICKPLIELTLKGTPLLKFGSGDPRILLCAGIHGNELPPQVAIVKLISLLNGKDLNGTVYIIPIAIPYATMKNSRRFKGLDMNRNTFKDGSISNTILKTAQKHKIQAVADFHSTQPQSNPGIESVFSSKKPCNESFKIAQHITGQTSSKVISQEKAGNLYQGALEDEFNINGIPAVTCEVVSRNGKIDSGSVERSFMQMKSFLDYFNICK, encoded by the coding sequence ATGGATGTTGAACTAAGTAACATTGCCCCAGATACGGGGGGTGACATTTCCCTTAATCAGGATTTATGGGCGGAACTGAGTCCCACCACAATTTGTAAACCATTAATTGAACTTACTTTAAAGGGAACTCCCCTTCTAAAATTCGGGTCAGGAGATCCCCGTATTCTTTTATGTGCGGGAATCCATGGGAATGAATTACCACCCCAAGTGGCTATAGTTAAACTAATCAGCCTTTTAAATGGTAAAGATCTCAATGGAACAGTTTATATAATTCCCATAGCCATTCCCTATGCTACCATGAAAAATTCACGAAGATTCAAGGGATTGGACATGAATCGCAACACATTTAAGGATGGTTCCATTTCCAACACCATTTTAAAAACTGCCCAAAAACATAAAATCCAGGCAGTGGCTGATTTCCACTCTACCCAGCCCCAGAGTAATCCGGGAATAGAGAGTGTATTCAGTTCTAAAAAGCCATGTAATGAAAGTTTCAAGATAGCCCAGCATATAACTGGCCAGACATCTTCTAAGGTCATTTCCCAGGAAAAAGCTGGAAACCTTTACCAGGGTGCACTGGAGGATGAATTCAATATCAATGGAATACCTGCTGTAACCTGTGAAGTAGTCTCCAGAAATGGGAAAATAGATTCAGGGAGTGTTGAAAGGTCATTCATGCAGATGAAATCATTTTTGGACTATTTTAATATCTGCAAATAA
- a CDS encoding energy-converting hydrogenase B subunit G, EhbG, translating into MNLYDMIVKKIKDIQGADEDPVTNLSTTSMLTAEITLIASVLVALVMLRHLSNILMIVAVLVVLVVFLTSMPIMGRLRKEQNDSLSSMMFYIIIALTIVITLFYWGNLNV; encoded by the coding sequence ATGAACCTCTACGATATGATCGTGAAAAAGATTAAAGACATACAAGGAGCAGATGAAGACCCGGTAACCAACCTGTCCACCACATCCATGCTCACGGCAGAGATAACTTTAATAGCCTCGGTACTGGTGGCCCTGGTCATGCTCCGACATTTGAGTAACATCCTGATGATCGTAGCAGTTCTGGTGGTTTTAGTGGTCTTTTTAACATCTATGCCAATTATGGGTCGCCTAAGAAAAGAACAGAACGATTCATTATCATCTATGATGTTCTATATCATCATAGCATTGACCATAGTCATTACCCTATTTTACTGGGGGAATTTAAATGTCTAA
- a CDS encoding SagB/ThcOx family dehydrogenase, which yields MQRKSKCVLGIIILLSIFLVVYIAYPLLLKPGGENQSRVILGTYNLPELQISGGMSVDQAIQSRRSVRSFSSIPLTLQDVSQLLWAAQGITDSERSYRSTPSAGHVFPMEVYLVASESGVRDLEAGIYHYNPYNNTLEKIVEGDQTSNLSMAAHGQKWVDQAPVSLVVTGNYQKMRDKYPDKNLSTRFVDIEAGHIGENIYLEAVSRGLGTVAIGSFYDDQMIPLLKLPSNETPIYIFPVGYQAS from the coding sequence ATGCAGAGAAAGAGTAAATGTGTTCTGGGGATAATTATATTACTTTCCATTTTCCTGGTGGTGTACATAGCTTACCCTTTACTCCTGAAACCAGGGGGAGAAAACCAGTCCCGGGTAATTTTGGGGACTTACAATCTCCCAGAGCTTCAAATTTCCGGTGGAATGTCTGTGGATCAAGCTATACAAAGCAGACGTTCAGTTAGAAGTTTCAGTTCAATACCTTTAACTCTGCAGGATGTTTCCCAACTTTTGTGGGCTGCTCAGGGCATCACCGACTCTGAAAGGAGTTACCGGTCTACTCCCTCCGCCGGCCATGTTTTCCCCATGGAAGTTTACTTGGTGGCCAGTGAGAGTGGGGTTAGAGACCTTGAAGCTGGAATATACCATTACAATCCCTATAATAATACTTTAGAAAAGATAGTGGAAGGCGATCAAACCTCCAATCTGTCAATGGCTGCTCATGGACAGAAGTGGGTTGACCAGGCCCCGGTAAGCCTGGTGGTCACTGGAAACTACCAGAAGATGAGGGATAAATACCCGGATAAAAATTTAAGCACGCGGTTTGTGGATATCGAAGCCGGGCATATTGGGGAAAACATATATTTGGAGGCAGTTTCTCGTGGTCTGGGTACAGTGGCCATTGGATCCTTCTACGATGATCAGATGATCCCTCTGTTGAAGTTACCTTCCAATGAAACTCCGATATATATCTTTCCGGTGGGTTACCAGGCATCTTAG
- a CDS encoding monovalent cation/H(+) antiporter subunit G, which translates to MDDIFTLIQAVLLLAAAVFVLLAALGILRFKDDLPRVLYARIHILGVADMACILALLIMGAPLLAGAYFILAPFASHAIANGFFYGEDKQ; encoded by the coding sequence ATGGATGATATATTTACCCTTATACAAGCGGTTTTATTATTGGCAGCGGCTGTTTTTGTCCTGCTGGCAGCTTTAGGGATTTTAAGATTTAAAGATGATCTTCCCCGGGTTTTATATGCTCGAATTCATATTCTGGGAGTGGCGGACATGGCCTGTATACTAGCCCTCCTGATTATGGGAGCACCCCTACTGGCGGGTGCTTACTTCATACTAGCTCCATTTGCATCACACGCCATAGCCAATGGATTCTTCTATGGGGAGGATAAACAATGA
- a CDS encoding pro-sigmaK processing inhibitor BofA family protein: MEFVTMAIIGVILLVVGIFGVTILLKLGKIALSVLVHMVLGWILLFIWNILPFFKIPINILTMLVAGFGGIIGVGVLVLAKALGLY, encoded by the coding sequence ATGGAATTTGTAACCATGGCGATCATCGGAGTAATCCTCCTAGTGGTGGGGATATTCGGTGTCACCATCCTTTTAAAACTGGGAAAAATTGCCCTGAGTGTTCTGGTGCACATGGTACTGGGATGGATACTCCTCTTCATCTGGAACATCCTCCCCTTCTTCAAGATCCCCATAAACATACTCACCATGCTGGTGGCTGGTTTTGGGGGAATAATTGGTGTGGGTGTGCTGGTTTTAGCCAAGGCCTTGGGTTTGTATTAA
- the mbhE gene encoding hydrogen gas-evolving membrane-bound hydrogenase subunit E has protein sequence MSNGIRNLIMGFSLAVFAVAIFDSTIHFKEVIYPGISYLYNYVGTNIAPNMVTVVVFDWRGYDTLGEALILVTAVIAVLLVFGRGKTRLGGK, from the coding sequence ATGTCTAACGGAATAAGAAATCTTATAATGGGATTTTCCCTGGCAGTATTCGCCGTAGCCATATTTGACTCGACAATTCACTTCAAAGAAGTGATATATCCGGGTATAAGCTACCTCTACAACTATGTGGGAACTAACATAGCCCCCAACATGGTCACCGTTGTGGTATTTGATTGGCGAGGTTACGATACCCTCGGCGAGGCACTGATACTGGTAACTGCAGTTATAGCAGTTTTACTGGTATTTGGAAGGGGTAAAACCCGACTGGGAGGTAAATAA
- a CDS encoding metal-dependent hydrolase — protein sequence MSNYRTHILFSLLMIFPFFPDVYYLSLAVVGASVVDLDTSFRYRNLVIMALVGGILALVLQFFKITPFPGILLISIALFFFVAQHRGFVHSIPGTAISAACLALFVFSFQHIMSILTPDPRVSFLLTSLVLGIIVLNRGLLIIYSLLVTVGIFLTPLTNFNFIYVATALFVGSLSHLILDLFSGNGVKLFDPLSKHRFGKMTGLFILLLWLVAVVSLHLYPGENYLSLNYFLHYLNPGLN from the coding sequence ATGTCCAATTATAGAACACATATCCTGTTTTCACTTTTAATGATATTTCCTTTCTTTCCGGATGTTTACTACCTCTCCCTGGCAGTGGTGGGAGCCTCGGTGGTGGATCTGGACACCAGTTTCCGTTACCGAAACCTGGTGATAATGGCTCTGGTTGGGGGAATTCTGGCCTTGGTCCTACAATTTTTCAAAATAACTCCGTTTCCAGGGATATTGCTGATAAGTATTGCTTTATTCTTTTTCGTGGCACAGCACAGAGGATTTGTACATTCCATTCCCGGAACAGCCATTTCTGCCGCCTGTCTGGCCCTGTTTGTATTTAGTTTTCAACACATAATGTCCATTCTAACCCCTGATCCCCGGGTTTCTTTTCTCTTAACCTCGTTAGTACTGGGAATAATAGTCTTAAACAGAGGCTTACTCATCATATATTCTCTGCTGGTGACTGTGGGAATATTCTTAACCCCTTTAACCAATTTTAACTTTATTTATGTGGCCACTGCCCTGTTTGTGGGTTCCCTAAGTCATCTGATCCTGGATCTATTCTCTGGTAACGGTGTGAAGCTGTTTGACCCGCTATCCAAGCACAGATTTGGGAAAATGACGGGATTGTTCATCCTCCTCCTGTGGCTGGTGGCGGTGGTGTCTTTACATCTGTATCCTGGAGAAAATTACCTGTCCCTGAATTATTTCCTGCACTATCTGAATCCCGGCTTAAACTAA
- a CDS encoding monovalent cation/H+ antiporter complex subunit F, with translation MDILTLSEYILMAALAIYALASVRIASRKNIGMGLVGVSGLSIAVATILVIVQNIYGIAFCKDIATALVLLGPVGTIAFARVLRGYNHG, from the coding sequence ATGGATATATTAACATTATCAGAATATATTTTAATGGCTGCTTTAGCCATATACGCCCTTGCATCGGTGCGCATAGCCTCCCGTAAAAATATAGGAATGGGTCTGGTGGGTGTGAGTGGACTGAGCATTGCCGTGGCCACCATCCTGGTTATAGTGCAGAATATCTATGGAATAGCTTTCTGTAAGGACATTGCCACTGCACTGGTGCTCCTGGGTCCAGTGGGAACCATTGCCTTTGCCCGGGTTTTAAGGGGGTACAACCATGGATGA
- the ehbF gene encoding energy conserving hydrogenase EhbF gives MNLLIPLMVIVPILCALFLNLLHKKDRAIKAVTIILALALPALPLLANYGFHYFGGYEPLLQNPTLSSNLPSFITGGVLSTFHPAITYSFQSAQQLFVFILGLVGLLALFTSVYETRRPSGVYAYMLFMGIAAMTAILLTDDIFNLYVFFEIAALATVGIVLVSNIKGNYETALKYMILGSVAAPLLLLGIALLLGVTGNVNITDIIYSLKTGMVDPQNPVLLMACGLIVFGWLYGSGLPPFHTIKSAIYSKALPSGSAMIQAFSVFTFIALGIVILRIFSYLPLSQWVILGVSLLAMILGITMAIVQTDIKRMIGFLAVGELGYIGIGLSLGTAFGITAGLFQAVNEVMITALLFIGFGVVLYQTGISDTRKLGGLMVRNPGVALLVLLGGFAMAGVPPLNAFQSKLMLIQASIDAGFPELGVIMILLSIVTFMTFMKAFHTVYLRPKPADLEIKTETIPKATVISLVVLLVVCIIFGLFPQYVTSYLQPLATSLAGGVV, from the coding sequence TTGAACCTCCTCATACCCTTAATGGTCATAGTTCCCATATTATGTGCACTGTTTTTAAACCTGCTCCATAAAAAGGATCGGGCCATTAAGGCCGTGACCATCATTTTAGCTTTAGCTTTACCTGCCTTACCCTTACTGGCTAACTATGGATTCCATTACTTCGGGGGTTATGAACCTCTACTACAGAATCCCACTCTTTCCAGTAATTTACCTTCCTTTATAACGGGTGGAGTACTGTCCACTTTCCACCCCGCCATCACCTACTCCTTCCAGAGTGCACAACAACTGTTTGTGTTCATCCTGGGTCTGGTGGGACTTCTGGCCCTTTTCACGTCAGTCTATGAAACCCGCCGACCTTCCGGAGTTTACGCCTACATGCTGTTCATGGGAATAGCCGCCATGACCGCCATACTCTTAACCGACGACATATTCAACTTATATGTTTTCTTTGAGATCGCTGCCCTGGCCACAGTGGGCATAGTCCTGGTATCCAACATCAAGGGCAACTATGAAACTGCCCTAAAATACATGATACTGGGAAGTGTAGCTGCTCCCTTACTGTTACTGGGAATAGCTCTCCTACTGGGAGTCACGGGTAACGTGAACATTACCGATATTATTTACTCCCTTAAAACGGGAATGGTTGATCCCCAGAACCCGGTACTTCTAATGGCCTGTGGCCTGATAGTCTTTGGATGGCTTTACGGATCAGGATTACCTCCATTCCACACTATTAAATCCGCAATTTACAGCAAGGCACTGCCCAGCGGATCCGCCATGATCCAGGCATTTTCCGTGTTCACCTTCATTGCTCTGGGAATCGTGATCCTCAGGATATTCTCCTACCTGCCCCTATCACAGTGGGTAATTCTGGGAGTCTCTCTGCTGGCCATGATCCTCGGTATAACCATGGCCATTGTCCAGACCGATATCAAACGGATGATCGGATTCCTGGCTGTGGGAGAGTTGGGATACATTGGAATAGGTCTGAGCCTGGGCACAGCTTTCGGAATAACTGCCGGACTCTTCCAGGCAGTGAATGAAGTGATGATAACTGCACTGCTCTTCATTGGTTTTGGAGTGGTATTGTATCAGACCGGAATCAGTGACACCCGTAAACTGGGTGGTTTAATGGTTAGAAACCCTGGAGTGGCCCTTCTGGTCCTGCTGGGAGGATTTGCCATGGCCGGTGTTCCCCCGTTAAACGCCTTCCAGAGTAAATTGATGCTTATCCAGGCATCCATAGATGCAGGATTCCCTGAGTTAGGGGTCATAATGATACTCCTGAGTATAGTGACCTTCATGACCTTCATGAAAGCATTCCACACTGTATATCTGCGTCCAAAACCAGCAGATCTCGAGATCAAGACAGAAACCATACCAAAAGCCACGGTAATATCCTTGGTGGTTTTACTGGTGGTGTGTATCATATTCGGTCTGTTCCCACAGTACGTAACCAGCTACCTGCAACCACTGGCAACCAGCCTGGCAGGAGGTGTAGTATGA
- the mcrD gene encoding methyl-coenzyme M reductase operon protein D: MEPIKATDVRIFPHRRLKPETTEKILNELLDLEGVLRFLVNGESLPKIVGYGPARGTSVNHPDRKIITVKGKEVELLVSVGDIIVTIRHENLEEFVEKTKSILEETLNFGFDVRVGIFTRTQTTISDNLKVAYGIEEDFDPSLIGLVDPKTNSKETVKLIGD; encoded by the coding sequence ATGGAACCAATAAAGGCCACTGATGTGAGAATATTTCCTCACCGACGCCTGAAACCAGAAACCACTGAGAAAATTCTCAATGAGTTACTGGACCTGGAGGGAGTCTTACGATTCCTGGTGAACGGAGAATCCCTACCCAAAATTGTAGGATATGGTCCTGCACGGGGAACCAGTGTTAACCATCCTGATAGAAAGATCATTACTGTCAAAGGAAAAGAAGTTGAACTTTTAGTTTCTGTTGGAGATATAATAGTCACTATCAGACATGAAAATCTGGAAGAATTCGTTGAAAAAACAAAATCTATTCTTGAAGAAACCTTAAATTTCGGTTTTGACGTAAGAGTAGGTATTTTTACCAGAACACAGACTACTATATCAGATAATTTGAAAGTAGCCTATGGTATCGAAGAAGATTTCGATCCCAGCCTGATAGGACTGGTAGATCCTAAGACCAACTCCAAAGAAACTGTGAAGTTAATAGGTGATTGA
- a CDS encoding argininosuccinate synthase, with protein MEKVVLAFSGGLDTSVCIKLLEEKYNKKVITACVDVGQPEDEITRPANLAAQMGMEHYTIDAKEEFAREFIFKAIKANAVYEGYPLSTALARPLIAMKIVELAEKVGAENIAHGCTGKGNDQFRFESIIRSHSDCTVIAPIRDLNLTRTEEVRYAQSHGIPLPSDKLYSIDENLWGRSIEGDILEDPMVETPEEAFSWTRSTEDAPDEAEVVEISFEEGVPTEINGELMAPLDIIRKANQIAGTHGIGRVDIMEDRIIGLKSRENYETPGAVLLIAAHRALEQLVLTREELKFAEIASQTYSELVYKGLWHEPLREDLDQLIDSMQGRVSGSVRVKLHKGNIRVLGRESPFSLYQEDAVSFEDKEMDQREMAGMVKNYGIQAACYQDICRRK; from the coding sequence ATGGAAAAAGTGGTCCTGGCGTTCAGCGGTGGGCTGGACACCTCAGTATGCATAAAATTACTGGAAGAAAAATATAACAAGAAAGTCATTACTGCCTGTGTGGATGTTGGGCAGCCGGAAGATGAAATCACCCGACCTGCAAACTTAGCTGCTCAAATGGGAATGGAACATTACACCATCGATGCCAAAGAGGAGTTTGCACGTGAATTCATATTCAAGGCCATTAAAGCCAACGCAGTTTACGAAGGCTATCCCCTGAGCACGGCCCTGGCCCGACCCCTCATTGCCATGAAGATCGTGGAACTGGCTGAAAAGGTGGGTGCGGAAAACATAGCCCACGGTTGCACTGGTAAAGGAAATGATCAGTTCCGTTTCGAATCCATCATCCGGTCCCATTCTGACTGCACCGTCATTGCCCCCATAAGGGACTTGAACCTCACCCGTACTGAAGAAGTACGTTATGCTCAGTCTCATGGAATACCCCTCCCTTCAGATAAGCTTTACAGTATCGATGAGAATTTGTGGGGTCGTTCCATAGAAGGAGATATTCTGGAGGACCCCATGGTGGAAACCCCGGAAGAGGCGTTCAGCTGGACACGTTCCACTGAGGATGCCCCGGATGAGGCAGAAGTAGTGGAGATCTCCTTCGAAGAAGGTGTTCCCACGGAGATTAACGGAGAACTAATGGCCCCCCTGGACATCATCCGCAAGGCCAACCAGATCGCCGGTACCCATGGTATAGGAAGGGTGGATATTATGGAGGATCGGATTATAGGACTTAAATCCCGTGAAAACTACGAAACCCCCGGTGCTGTCCTGTTAATTGCTGCCCACCGTGCCCTGGAGCAGCTGGTTTTAACCCGGGAAGAGTTAAAATTTGCAGAAATTGCCTCACAAACCTATTCCGAACTGGTGTACAAGGGATTATGGCACGAACCCCTACGTGAAGATTTAGACCAGCTTATTGACAGTATGCAGGGCCGTGTATCTGGCTCGGTGCGAGTGAAACTACACAAGGGCAACATACGCGTCCTGGGAAGAGAATCACCCTTCAGCCTGTACCAGGAAGATGCAGTTTCCTTCGAGGATAAGGAAATGGATCAGCGGGAAATGGCCGGTATGGTTAAAAACTATGGTATTCAGGCTGCCTGTTACCAGGATATCTGTCGCAGAAAATAA
- a CDS encoding DUF4040 domain-containing protein gives MIEYVLMIITILGAILVLMQRDLLKAAILTGIPGAAIAFLYQSLLAPDVALTQAIVGSAIVPVFFALAVYKTRRVEE, from the coding sequence ATGATTGAATATGTATTGATGATTATAACAATTTTGGGGGCCATCCTGGTTCTTATGCAACGGGACCTCCTGAAAGCAGCCATTTTAACCGGAATTCCCGGGGCGGCCATAGCTTTCCTTTACCAGTCCCTCCTGGCTCCGGACGTGGCACTTACCCAGGCCATTGTGGGATCAGCCATTGTCCCGGTATTCTTTGCACTAGCAGTCTACAAAACACGCAGGGTGGAGGAATAA
- the mcrB gene encoding coenzyme-B sulfoethylthiotransferase subunit beta — translation MPTYEDKIDLYGADGKLLESDVPLEAVSPMLNPTIENIVQTVKRSVAVNLAGIEKSLEKAAYGGKANFIPGRELKLPIVDNVDTIAAKIEKMIRVDDEDDFNLKFINKGQQLLVQLPSQRMKMAGDYTVSTMVTGSAVVQAIIDTFDVDKFDASAIKTAVLGQYPQTVDFSGANVSALLGPPQMLEGMGYGLRNITANHVVAITKKNTLNAVALSSLLEQTANFEMGDAVGAFERFHLLGLAYQGLNANNLVFDLVKENGKGTVGTVVTSLVERAVDDGVIKVAKTMPSGYNIYEPVDWALWNAYAAAGLMSSVIVNIGASRAAQGVASTLLYYNDILEFETSLPGVDYGRVEGTGVGMSFFSHSIYGGGGPGIFHGNHVVTRHSKGFAVPCTAAAMCMDAGTQMFSPEMTSGMVGTIYSDIEYFKEPLKYIADGAREVKDEI, via the coding sequence ATGCCAACCTATGAAGACAAAATAGACCTATATGGCGCAGATGGAAAGCTTTTAGAGAGCGATGTCCCTCTAGAAGCAGTAAGTCCCATGTTAAACCCCACAATAGAAAATATTGTGCAAACTGTCAAGCGGTCCGTTGCTGTTAACTTAGCCGGTATTGAAAAATCACTGGAAAAGGCAGCTTACGGAGGCAAAGCTAATTTTATTCCTGGTAGAGAATTAAAACTACCTATTGTAGACAACGTCGACACAATTGCAGCAAAAATCGAAAAAATGATCCGTGTTGATGATGAAGATGATTTCAACCTCAAATTCATCAACAAAGGACAGCAGCTTCTGGTACAGTTACCATCTCAGAGAATGAAAATGGCTGGAGATTACACTGTTTCCACCATGGTTACCGGATCAGCAGTTGTACAGGCCATAATCGACACTTTCGATGTGGACAAGTTCGATGCTTCCGCCATAAAAACAGCTGTTTTAGGACAATACCCACAGACAGTTGATTTTTCAGGTGCTAACGTCAGTGCATTACTCGGTCCACCACAGATGCTGGAAGGTATGGGATACGGTCTCCGTAACATCACCGCCAACCACGTGGTAGCCATAACCAAGAAAAACACCTTAAACGCAGTAGCACTATCCTCACTCCTAGAACAGACAGCAAACTTTGAAATGGGTGACGCTGTAGGTGCATTCGAAAGATTCCACCTGTTAGGACTAGCATACCAGGGTTTAAACGCCAACAACTTGGTGTTCGATCTGGTTAAAGAAAACGGTAAAGGAACCGTGGGAACTGTTGTAACCTCTCTGGTGGAAAGAGCAGTTGATGACGGAGTCATCAAAGTAGCCAAAACCATGCCATCAGGATACAACATCTACGAACCAGTTGACTGGGCATTATGGAATGCATACGCAGCAGCCGGATTAATGAGTTCCGTTATCGTGAACATCGGTGCTTCCCGAGCAGCTCAGGGAGTTGCATCCACCTTACTGTACTACAATGACATACTTGAATTTGAAACCAGCCTACCCGGTGTGGACTACGGTCGTGTAGAAGGAACCGGTGTGGGAATGAGCTTCTTCTCTCACTCCATTTATGGAGGAGGAGGTCCAGGTATCTTCCACGGAAACCACGTTGTAACCAGGCACAGTAAAGGATTCGCCGTGCCATGTACAGCAGCAGCAATGTGTATGGACGCTGGAACCCAGATGTTCTCCCCAGAAATGACCTCTGGAATGGTGGGAACCATATACAGCGATATCGAATATTTCAAAGAGCCTCTCAAGTACATAGCTGATGGAGCTCGCGAAGTAAAAGATGAGATTTAA